Sequence from the Deltaproteobacteria bacterium genome:
CGGGGGAGATATTACCCCGCCTCCGTTGCATCATAACGGGAGTAACCAGACCACATATTCCCTAATGATCCTATAGTCCCTGTCGGGATCAGGCCTGTACCCATATGCCCCGGGTTAAAACATTATTTCTTTTCTGCCGCCAGATAGCCTTTTGCCAGAGCTTTGTTCACGTGCAAGACACCCTTATTCATGTCTTTGAGCGGATAATCGGGAGTAATAGCAGGCAGCTTATCGGCATCGGCTTGAGTCTTGACAACCGATCCCACCGGCACATAACGGCCATCGGCAATTTTCACCCCCATCAACACCGCTGCCGGTTCAATCACACAATTCCGGCCGACAAAAGACTTGAAGACCAGCACTTTCATACCTACAAAAGTATCGTCCATAACTACTGCCGGACCATGAATCTGCGTCTGATGCGCAAGCGATACGGAGCTGCCAACGTAAACCGCGTATTTTTTGCCGTTGACCTCATAAAGATTTTTTTCCACGGGTTTGCCGTCAACTTCCGTTTCCAGAGCATGGATCACGACGCCATCCTGCACATTGGAATCATCACCAACATAAATGGGCTGCCCTTCATCACCGCGAAGTGATGCCGTTGGCGATACCATGATATTTTTCCCCAAAATTACGTTGCCGATAACCGCGGCCAACGGATGAACATAGGACGATGGATCAATAACAGGTTCGGATACAGTCGCGTTGAAATCAGTTTTAACATTTTTTCCAATCATTTTATCCTCCACATATTTTATATATTTTTCTCGGGGCGTCCAATTGGGAATAAGCCTGAAATTGTATCTTTATTTTCTTCCCGCGCCTTGAGCTGCTGCCAGATTGCCGCCGCTTTTTCTTTAGTTTGTGAAACATCGCCTGAATTATCAATTACAATATCGGCAAGCCCGATCTTGTCCACGATGGGCATCTGGTTTTTTAGTCTTAACTGGGCTTCATCATAAGACAGACCATTTCGTCCCATCAGCCGGAATATTTGTTCTTCAGGAGATATTAAAATCAGCATTGTCAGATCAAAAAGATATTGCATCTTTTCTTCAAATAACAATGGAACATCAGATAAAATAATGGCCTGCTCTTGCTGCCTTTTGATTTTATCCAATCGTTCATGCCAAAGATCAAAAACAAGCGGATGGACAATATTGTTCAGGGCTTCAAGTTTTTTTTTGTCCGTAAAAACAATTTGAGCTAATATATTGCGGTTAATTGTATCATCCTGATTGAGAATGCCGTCGCCGCAAAACTTGACAATTTCATTCCAGGCCGGCTTTCCCGGTTCCTGCACTTCATGCGCCAGCTTATCGAAATCAATCAGATGAGCCCCCAGCGCCACAAACACCTGAGCTACCGTCGTTTTGCCGGAGGCAATCCCGCCTGTCATTCCCACGTTTAACATTGTTTTATACTCATTTGTTAAGGCATTGCTTTTGACGGTGCGGAGTATAGGGGGGCTGTTTTTGCTTGTCAAGGGATATCTGGCAACGCGAAAAAAGAGATAAATTAGGCAAAACACCTGCCACGCCTCTCAAAGATGCGCACCCCGGCGGGCATTTTTATGACCGCTTAACATCACACCGTCCGGTTTGTCATCATTTTATGGGATTCCCGCCGGAGACGGGCAGTAGGAAAAGCTTGAAAACGCCTGATGATATTGATACCGTCATGGTGTCCAAAACGAGGGCGCTGGTGCCTACTGGTCTGTTAACTGACTTGTCGAGAATAGATGAATTTAATGGTCGAGCATCTGGGCTCCAAACACTAATGTTGGATACGGATGCCGAGAGCGTTTTGTTGAATGCCGGTCCAAACATGCAATGCCTAAAAGAATCTACTTGACGTAATCATGTATGTAGTGTATTGTAGTGCAGGAGGTAATGAATATGAGAACAGTCTTGTCGGTAAGCTTGCCGGATAACGTGGCGGCAGAACTTGAAGCCATTGCCAAAGAAATGGGCAGGAACAAGAGTGACATTGTAAAAGAATCCTTAGGATTATTTCTTTGGGAAACGAAGTTCCGCAATGTAAAGAAGAAACTGTCCATCAAGGCTAAGGCTTCCGGTGTTGTTACCGAGGAGGATGTCTTTAAGGCGGTATCATGAAGGCAGTTTTCGATACGAACGTCCTTATCGCCGCCTTCCTCACGGAGGGAATCTGTGCCAAGCTCCTGATCCGGGCACGCAGGCGGGATTTCGACATGATTTTATGCGATGGAATACTTCAGGATTTTAAGCGTGTCCTTAAGAAAAAGTTTGCCGCCTCTCCTCATGAAATGTCCGAAGCACTGCTTATTCTATCTGCGGCCGCGCAGGACATTATCGGACAGACTGATCCAATTGTGCCCATTTGTAGAGATTCGGATGACGACTTGATTCTGGCCTGTGCCAGAGATGCTGTTGCAGACTACGTCGTTACCGGAGATGAAGACTTATTGGTTTTGAAGGATTATGAGGGCATAAGCATCCTAAACCCCAGGGAATTTGAAAAGCTTTTTCCAGATTGAGAAAGGGAACATTCGTTAGCTTGCGTCAGTGCGATTGGTAGCCTGATTTGCCACCTCAGACCATGCGGTCAGATGCTTACCCTTAAAATACAAGTCAATAGAAAAATAACACCTGCTAAATCAATGACTTCTGTTTGAAAGGCGCGGGGTAAAACTATAAATATTATCTCCTTACTTACTTGTCCATCTACCCCTGAAAGAAATTCTTGATATTATTCCTTAATCACTGATTTTATTTGTTCAATAATTGTGATATGCGTGACCGGACCGGTGGGCACCAGAACTATAGATAAAGAGCGAAACAAACCATAGGATTTGAACAAGGACCAAGTAATAACTATGAAAGACTTTCAGTACGCGTTAATGCTGATCGAAGCCCGGAAGTATGAGGGCGCTAAGGATCTGCTTGAGGAGCTGCTCCAGAGCGATCCCGGAAATAAGGACGTTCTGTACAATCTCGGCATGTGCTATACGGAAATGGACGAACCCGAAAAGGCCATAGAAACCCTGTCTGAATGCGTAAGGTATTACCCCCACTATTCGAATGCTTATGTGGCGCTTGGATTTGCCTATTCACGGCTTGATGAGGATGAAAAGGCCAAGGATAATTTCCTGAGGGCTCTCGAGATCGAACCTTCAAATCCCTATGCCCTCAGGAACCTGGGCGGTCTTTATGGCAAAGAAAGCGATTACGAAAGGGCTGTCCAGTGCCTGGAGAAGTCATTTTTAATCAATCCGGATGACCAGCAGACGGCATACGGCCTCGGCTACAGTTATTTTTACATGGGGAGAACCGATAAGGCCGACAAGTATTTCACCGCCGCAATAGATCTGAACGAATCTACCAAGATTGCCGCCATGGCAAAAGATTTCAGGAGAGAGATAGCCGAAATCAACCTGAAGGCAAAAGGTTTCCGAACAGACGCCATGTTTTTCTGTCTTTCAGCCCTTCAATTCTTCAATGATAAAACACAAGAACAGGTCAAACAGGTTGCCTTTGAGATTGGTGACAAGGGCAGACAGGGACTTGATATCAATAATCCCGAAAAGAAATATACGCTCAATTCCATGGACGGTTCTTTTACAGCGTTGCAACTCGTCAGCTACATGTTCGTGGGTTTCAAGATGATTGACCCGCAACTAGATATCGGATTAGATTTGTCCGAGGAATACCAGCAGGCCCTAAACCTGTTCAGTAAGGAAAGCTCGCGTGGATATACGCTTCATTGACCCCGTTCCCGCTGTTCTTGAAGAGGTCAAGAATGTTACGGGAAAGGGGATAGAATTTATTGAAAAAGAGAATCTGACGACATTCGCGATGGTCAAGATGGCAAGAAAAGATATGCCGTCTCACCTCATATATTACAAGAAAAAGCATGACGAAATCATCAACCATCTGATTGTCCACGAATGCGGGCATCTTTTCAGAATCTTCAAATGTCCGGAGAATCAGAGATTGATGCCGTACAGTGACCGGAAGATAAAATACAGCGCCCTCATGTCCATAAAGAAGGAGATCACGGCGTTGAATGATACTTTTTCGGAGGACCAAATCGCCCATATTATAGATATCTGGTACAACGGTCTCATACGACAGGTCACCAACTTGCCGCCTGACATCATGATCGAAAGGTGGATTTACGATCAATTTCCTACCCTGAGACACCTGCAATTGCAATCGCTGAAACATCAGCATTCAGAATCAATACAAGGCCTTGCTGAAACGGTCCAGAGAATGACCCCCCGTACAATCTTGTTAGCAGCTAATGTGATGAATTATGCCTTTTACAGGATTATAGGTCTGCATGTCGGCCAGAACTTCATAAGGGAATACAGCGCAACCCGCTATCTGGGACAAGGCAAGGAACTGGCGTCCATGACGGAAAAAGATTACACTGACAGCCATGAAGGCGATAACGTCATGATCGACAAGTGGGCAAATTTCGTCAACATAGTCGGTTGGTTCAAATGGCGCGGATTTGAAGATGTTCCTCCGAATTATATAGAAACAGTATAGGCGATAGAAGCAAATGAAATTATCCATTCCCCTGAAAGATATTATGCTCGCCCCCGGCAAACGGTTTGATCCGGCGGAACATAGTGAACAGGACGTTACTACCCGCATCAAGAAACTTTATGGCATGATTGCGCAAGTAATGAATATCGTGATTGACAATGGAATGGCTCACATTGAATTCCGGGACGCGACACCGGAGAAATTTGCCGAAGCCATGAAGAAGCTGGCAAGGGGAGTTGACGAGGCCGGGAAAAGCAGGCTCCCCGAGGCTCTGAAACTATTTCAGGAGGTCCTCGCCGTTATTCCCGAAAACGTGGCCGCCCGCCGCAATATGGCCAAGATTTACCTGGAGCAAGGCAAACTGGAAAAAGCAAAACAGCACCTGCAAGAATGTTTGCAGATCGCTCCGACAGATGCCTACAGCTACGTAATGCTGGGTAACATCTATTTGCATCACGAAAACAACCTGGACGTAGCCGCTTTCTATTACGAGAAATGTCTGGAGCTCTATCCCGACGATGCCATGGTCTTGACCAACTACGCCGGCTTGATGACGCAAAAGCAAGAGTTTCAAAAGGCGGAGATCCTTTTCAAGAAGGCCATCAAGATCCATAATGTCCCAAACGCCTATTACGGTCTGGCTCTTCTTTATCGGATGGCAGGAGAACTTGAAGAAAGTAAAAGCGTTCTGGAAACGATGTTTGCCCGGATACCTCAGCAAACTTTAGCAAGAGACCATGCTGGGATATACGCGGAAGCCAATGCCCTATACAGTGAATTGAGCAAAGAGAAGAAACATTGAGCTATATAGTTGCTTTTTATTGCTATTTTATAGAGATAATATCCTACCGCGCCATTAGTTTCATGTATCTATAGAAAACTACCTGTTACCTTGCTTTCAACATTCATGGTTGCATGTCGGGATTAAATGTGACATTTTGTCACAAATAATCCTTGAGGTTTTTATGGATAAAAATCCCGTCCCACTTATCAAAAAAGCAGTTGATGTACATGGTCTGGAGACTGTAGCCGACAATATGGGCAAATCTCCGCGAACCATCAGGCGATGGATGGCCTACGAGACGAAAATGTCGGTAAATGACTGCCGGGTTATGGAGCAGCTCTACCTTGATCTCTATGAAGCATCTCCGAAAAAAGCTGATTTTACGTTCATTGACCTGTTTGCCGGAATAGGCGGGCTCCGGTTGGGGTTTGAAGATATCGGCGGACAATGCATTTTCACCAGTGAATGGGATGCATATTCACAGAAAACGTACCGGGCCAACTTCAACGACAATCACGAACTTGCCGGTGATATAAACGACATCATGGGAGATATCAGAAAACATATTCCGGTCTCTCCCGATGTCTTGCTGGCCGGTTTTCCCTGTCAGCCTTTTTCCATTGCCGGCGTCAGCAAAAAGAATGCCTTGGGCCGTCCGCATGGTTTCGCATGCAAGGAGCAGGGCAACCTGTTTTTCCATATTGCCTCTATCCTTGCTGAATTGCGGCCGCCTGCCTTCCTGCTGGAAAATGTCAAGAACCTCGAACGGCATGACAAAGGGAACACTTTCCGGGTCATCATGGATACCTTGGTGAATAAACTGGAATACAAGGTTCATTACAAGGTGATAGATGCAAAGGGGTTTGTTCCCCAACACCGGGAACGGATTTTTATTGTCGGATTCGATGGCGATACCGGCTTTACCTGGGATGATCTCAACCTGCCGGACCCGAAAGCCCTGACCCTGAAAGACATCCTTCAGCCTGCCACGGAGGTTGACAGCAAGTACATCCTGTCAGACCACCTGTGGCGCTATCTGCAAGACTATGCAGCAAAGCACAAGGCTGCCGGTCACGGGTTCGGTTTCGGGTTGACGGGAGAAAATGAAACTACCCGACCATTGACGCCACGATATTTCAAGGATGGCAGTGAAATACTTGTCTATCGAGGAACAGGAAAGAATCCGCGGCGTTTGACACCTCGCGAGTGTGCTCGGCTGATGGGATTCCGGGATGACTTCAAAATCCCGGTCTCAGATTTGCAAGCTTACAAACAATTCGGCAACGCATCCGTAGTGCCAGTTATTAGGGAGATTGCAAGAACGATGAATCCGCATATATTGGAAGCGGCGAAAAAAAACAGCGATAATTTGGCTATATTTTTGATGACAGACCAGCCCGAAACTTGTGGAATATGTGGCGCGCGAACTAACTGGATTGACTACAAAAACGGTCAACAACTGCATACTTGTCCAAGCTGCAATTACATCTATCTGCTGGAGGAATGTGATGAATAAATGGACTATTGAGGAACTGAAACTTGCGCTTGCGCTGTATTGCCAAATTCCCTTTGGCAAAATGCACTCCAGAAACCCCGATGTTATCAGATTAGCAGATAAAATAGGCAGAACAGCTTCTGCTGTTGCCATGAAGTTGGTGAATTTTGCAAGTCTCGACCCAGAAATAACAGCGTCTGGCAGGACAGGTCTTGGAAATGCTTCTGCAACGGATAAAATGGTTTGGGAAACATTCCAAACTGATTGGGATAATGAGTTGCTAAAAGCAACAAAGGATCTTCCTGATTTTAAAATTCTTTCTTACGAGGATACTGAAGAACCGCTTGTTATTTCTGGCGACACGACTCGTAAGGCTGAAGTAGAAATCAGAATGAAGCAATCCATTTTCCGGCGCATGATTTTAAGCAGCTATGCTGGCGTATGTTGTATAAGTGGCCTTTCCGAGCCAAAACTACTCATTGCGAGCCATATTGTTCCGTGGAACAAGGACAGTGAAAATCGGCTGAATCCGCGCAATGGCTTATGCCTATCAGTTTTACATGATAAGGCGTTTGACAGAGGATTGATTACCGTTTTGCCTGATTATACTGTCGTTGTATCAAAGGAAATTACCAAATTAACAGACGATCGTTTTGCTCAAATCACACTTGTGGCAAATAACGGCCAAAAGATCAAAATGCCGGAAAAATTTCGTCCATTACCGGAATTTTTAACATGGCATAACCAGAATATGTTCAAACAATAACCCATGACCGACTGGTAGTTATTACAAGGCAGCCGGTGTTGAAGCATTCATCCGGAAATATGGCTACCCGGATATGACAGGGCAAGCCGGACGGGAAGACCGGCTGAATTTTGGCGGCATACATCGAATAGACAGTTATCACGAGCGAACAGGCTTGGCCATAATGCTGCTCGGTTATGACAGGGAGGCCGGCAAAATTCGTGACGCCACGGGCGGGATTGCACTGATGAATCTCAATGGTGAAGAGGCAGCCGTCTGGCGCTACACCGAAATTATGGCGCACTGGAATCGCAAGCATGCGCAGGCTGTCTACATTCCCAGCATGAGCAATAAAATTCCCGACCTCAGATACTGGTACGGCAATCTGGTACGATTGGGGATGGGAACAGATTTCCTGCTTTACCTCAAGGCAATATCGGCAGGACATATCTACTATGATCCGGGTATTAAACTGGAAAATGCCTCGACGGCTCCCCATACAAAACAAAGAAGCCAGTTCCGCATCAGGTCGGTGTACGTGCCGTCACTGTATCACGAGATGAAGACGGTTGATTTACTGGCTGAATAGTAATGAAACCAATTTTCTCTTGCCGCTTCAAGGTGGACAGGTGTAGTTGAAAGTTCTTAACGATAATCCTCATTTTCTCCAAAATGTTAAAAAACAACGTCTTGGATGTTGTGCAATAACTATGCGATTATTGTAAATCAATAGCACTTATCTATCCGAATATATAAGCGAATAATCTTAGTGTTGAATATCATTGAAAGACAGCGCATCCATCGTAGATATTCCATGTATATCAATCAGTTATTGCTCTGCTCCTCGAAAATTGAGGAGCTTGAATTTTGCACCGGCCCGGGGAGGTCTCTCCGACGGTTCCCGCTCGTGGCAGACGCCAGCACTTGAAGAAGGGTGGTTTGTTAAGGCAAAAGGGGAAAGCTCCGCACTTGTCTTTTTTTCAACCGCAACGAAGGTTTATCCGATCATTCCCTGAGTAGTCACGGTCCGATTTTCCACTATAGTTTGGGTTTCCGGATAAACGTCAAGCTCAATAGTGAATATTGTTCCTTCGCCCATCTTGCTTTTCACACCTATCTTGCTGCCATGTCCTTCAATTATGCCATAGGCCATACTCAACCCGAGCCCGGTGCCTTTTCCTACGTCTTTAGTCGTGAAAAATGGATCAAATATCCGCGAAAGATTCTCTTCGGGAATGCCCTCACCCGTATCGGCGAATTCAATGGTAATGCTTTTCCGTTCAGAAGAGAAGGCGGTTGAGATGGTTAAAGTGCCGCTGCCGTGAATGGCTTCCGCGGCATTGACCAAAATGTTCATGAATACCTGTTTCAACTGGCTGCCGTTACCCCGTGCAAAAGGTAACGCCGGATCGAGGTTCTTCACTATCTGAATGTTGTGAAATAAAGCCTGATTCTCCAGGAAGAACAAGCCATCGGTAATGGCGCGATTGATATCTACGGGGTCCATAATTGGTTCGCTTTGACGAGCAAACTCGAGGAGGCTTTTCACTATTTCCTTACATCGGCCCGCTTCATGAACGATGCGGGTCAGACCCTGGCGCTGGGGATCATCTTCCGGTAGATCCTCAATTAAAAGACTGGCATAGATAAGAATACCTCCCAAGGGGTTATTTATTTCATGGGCGATCCCGGCAGCAAGCTTACCAAGAGAAGCAAGTTTTTCTGAGCTTGCCAATTGCAGGAGGGTTTCCTTTAATTTCCGTTCCATCAGCAACCGGGGTCGTAAATCGGTAAAAATACCGACACTGGCCGTTTCGTTCCCGGAACTTCCATAAATCAGCGCAGCGGACAACTGGCAGGGTATCTCCTCGCCAGCCTTATTGATGAGGTTAAGGTGAGAGGGTATAAGTTTTCCCACTCCACCGAAATCAGGGCTGCGCAGCTTCTTCATTGTCTCTTTGGTAACACCTGCGGGATAGATTTTGGAAATGTGCATCTTCCCAATAACCTCTTCCGCCGGATAGCCCGTCAGGGTCTCGGCGCCCTTGTTGAATATTATGATATTACCCTTCATATCGGCAGCGATAATGCCATCCACGGAGCTGGCAATCAGGTTGGCAAAGAATTCATTTGCTTCCC
This genomic interval carries:
- a CDS encoding carbonic anhydrase, yielding MIGKNVKTDFNATVSEPVIDPSSYVHPLAAVIGNVILGKNIMVSPTASLRGDEGQPIYVGDDSNVQDGVVIHALETEVDGKPVEKNLYEVNGKKYAVYVGSSVSLAHQTQIHGPAVVMDDTFVGMKVLVFKSFVGRNCVIEPAAVLMGVKIADGRYVPVGSVVKTQADADKLPAITPDYPLKDMNKGVLHVNKALAKGYLAAEKK
- the coaE gene encoding dephospho-CoA kinase (Dephospho-CoA kinase (CoaE) performs the final step in coenzyme A biosynthesis.) yields the protein MLNVGMTGGIASGKTTVAQVFVALGAHLIDFDKLAHEVQEPGKPAWNEIVKFCGDGILNQDDTINRNILAQIVFTDKKKLEALNNIVHPLVFDLWHERLDKIKRQQEQAIILSDVPLLFEEKMQYLFDLTMLILISPEEQIFRLMGRNGLSYDEAQLRLKNQMPIVDKIGLADIVIDNSGDVSQTKEKAAAIWQQLKAREENKDTISGLFPIGRPEKNI
- a CDS encoding ribbon-helix-helix protein, CopG family, which produces MRTVLSVSLPDNVAAELEAIAKEMGRNKSDIVKESLGLFLWETKFRNVKKKLSIKAKASGVVTEEDVFKAVS
- a CDS encoding putative toxin-antitoxin system toxin component, PIN family, whose product is MKAVFDTNVLIAAFLTEGICAKLLIRARRRDFDMILCDGILQDFKRVLKKKFAASPHEMSEALLILSAAAQDIIGQTDPIVPICRDSDDDLILACARDAVADYVVTGDEDLLVLKDYEGISILNPREFEKLFPD
- a CDS encoding tetratricopeptide repeat protein gives rise to the protein MKDFQYALMLIEARKYEGAKDLLEELLQSDPGNKDVLYNLGMCYTEMDEPEKAIETLSECVRYYPHYSNAYVALGFAYSRLDEDEKAKDNFLRALEIEPSNPYALRNLGGLYGKESDYERAVQCLEKSFLINPDDQQTAYGLGYSYFYMGRTDKADKYFTAAIDLNESTKIAAMAKDFRREIAEINLKAKGFRTDAMFFCLSALQFFNDKTQEQVKQVAFEIGDKGRQGLDINNPEKKYTLNSMDGSFTALQLVSYMFVGFKMIDPQLDIGLDLSEEYQQALNLFSKESSRGYTLH
- a CDS encoding tetratricopeptide repeat protein, whose translation is MKLSIPLKDIMLAPGKRFDPAEHSEQDVTTRIKKLYGMIAQVMNIVIDNGMAHIEFRDATPEKFAEAMKKLARGVDEAGKSRLPEALKLFQEVLAVIPENVAARRNMAKIYLEQGKLEKAKQHLQECLQIAPTDAYSYVMLGNIYLHHENNLDVAAFYYEKCLELYPDDAMVLTNYAGLMTQKQEFQKAEILFKKAIKIHNVPNAYYGLALLYRMAGELEESKSVLETMFARIPQQTLARDHAGIYAEANALYSELSKEKKH
- the dcm gene encoding DNA (cytosine-5-)-methyltransferase, encoding MDKNPVPLIKKAVDVHGLETVADNMGKSPRTIRRWMAYETKMSVNDCRVMEQLYLDLYEASPKKADFTFIDLFAGIGGLRLGFEDIGGQCIFTSEWDAYSQKTYRANFNDNHELAGDINDIMGDIRKHIPVSPDVLLAGFPCQPFSIAGVSKKNALGRPHGFACKEQGNLFFHIASILAELRPPAFLLENVKNLERHDKGNTFRVIMDTLVNKLEYKVHYKVIDAKGFVPQHRERIFIVGFDGDTGFTWDDLNLPDPKALTLKDILQPATEVDSKYILSDHLWRYLQDYAAKHKAAGHGFGFGLTGENETTRPLTPRYFKDGSEILVYRGTGKNPRRLTPRECARLMGFRDDFKIPVSDLQAYKQFGNASVVPVIREIARTMNPHILEAAKKNSDNLAIFLMTDQPETCGICGARTNWIDYKNGQQLHTCPSCNYIYLLEECDE
- a CDS encoding HNH endonuclease → MNKWTIEELKLALALYCQIPFGKMHSRNPDVIRLADKIGRTASAVAMKLVNFASLDPEITASGRTGLGNASATDKMVWETFQTDWDNELLKATKDLPDFKILSYEDTEEPLVISGDTTRKAEVEIRMKQSIFRRMILSSYAGVCCISGLSEPKLLIASHIVPWNKDSENRLNPRNGLCLSVLHDKAFDRGLITVLPDYTVVVSKEITKLTDDRFAQITLVANNGQKIKMPEKFRPLPEFLTWHNQNMFKQ
- a CDS encoding PAS domain S-box protein, coding for MYKSIIELANDAILVFDERYKVEFANQMAAVITGYDNRELKRSNALSLLGTYFHQLVEELFTHPERYGEKSCSEGKLSTAGGLTKDVEVCIAKAITLEGERKVYAYIRDISERKRIENELREANEFFANLIASSVDGIIAADMKGNIIIFNKGAETLTGYPAEEVIGKMHISKIYPAGVTKETMKKLRSPDFGGVGKLIPSHLNLINKAGEEIPCQLSAALIYGSSGNETASVGIFTDLRPRLLMERKLKETLLQLASSEKLASLGKLAAGIAHEINNPLGGILIYASLLIEDLPEDDPQRQGLTRIVHEAGRCKEIVKSLLEFARQSEPIMDPVDINRAITDGLFFLENQALFHNIQIVKNLDPALPFARGNGSQLKQVFMNILVNAAEAIHGSGTLTISTAFSSERKSITIEFADTGEGIPEENLSRIFDPFFTTKDVGKGTGLGLSMAYGIIEGHGSKIGVKSKMGEGTIFTIELDVYPETQTIVENRTVTTQGMIG